CATCTGGGCGAGAACCACATCGGGCCGGGGCATACGAGGCGGTGCCGCCAGCCCGTGCGCGAGGATCGACGCCTCGTACAAGACGCGGCGCGCGGCGGTCTGCCGTGACGGGACGGTGTGCCGGCGACGATGCACCAGGGTGCCGTTGTGCTCCTCAACGGTCCGCCACTTCCCTCGGTACGCCGGCTCCGTCCGCCAGGCCGGGTAGTGCGGCATCCCCGCCCATACATGGACTTCGGCGCCGTCGGCCCCAGCGAAGTGCTCGGCGGCCTGGGTCGCATACGGGCCGATCCCGGCACGCTCGGGCGCGTAGTTCGTGGACACCAGCAGCACCCGCGGCGGCTGCCTCAACCCCTTGGGCGGTCCTGGCTTGTTCGATAAGTCAGAGTGCTCCGACATGACACTTTCCCATCTCCCCCAGGCATGGATCCTATGTGCGCCTCCGTGCCTCCCCTGGCCATCAATCTGCGTGGGAGCAACGTCACACTGCCCTGGACAGACTGGGTCCCACATGGTCCGATGCGCTGAAAACAGCATGTCGAACAAGGGTTTTTGTTACCTATGCCGCAGATCGTGGGCTACGCGCCGGGGGTCTACGACCTCTTCCACGTCGGTCACCTCAACATCCTCAGACACGCCCGCAGCCAGTGCGACTACCTGGTGGCCGGCGTCGTCTCCGACGAGATGGCGGAACTGGCCAAGGGCCGTACACCGCTGGTCCCGCTGGTAGAACGTCTGGAGATCGTACGCAGCGTCCGCTTCGTCAATGCGGCGTTCGTGGAGACCGTGCCGGACAAGCTCCAGACGTGGAAGCAGGTCCGTTTCGACGTGATCTTCAAGGGCGACGACTGGCGCGGCACGCCCAAGGGCGACCGGCTTGAACATGACTTCGCGACCGTCGGCGTCGAGGTCGTCTATTTCCCCTACACCGTTCACACGTCCAGCACCCAGTTACGCCGGGCGCTCGACGCGCTCACCGCACAGCGGCCAGTTCCCGGTACCACTTCACCATGAAGGCGGCCAGAAAGACCGTGTGGACGGCGAACAGCGCGGCGTACCCGGCGAGGAAGGCTCGCTGGTTGCCCAGGAGCATGAAGACGGTGCAGAACACCCCGTAGTCCACTGGCAGGAGCGCCAGTGCGCGCAGAGGGGAGGGCCCGGCAAGCGGAGCGTCAGTGTTCCCCGCGGCGGCCTTCGGCTTGAGGTGGTCGGTGAGCAGCCCGCCGAAAAAGATCAGCATGGCCACGGACTGGAAGGCCAGAGGCAGCAGCAGCCAGCCGCGGCCGGGCAGATCGAAGAACCGGTAGAACGACACGAGCACCGCGGCGTGCAGACCGGTGATCTTCGCGCAGTCCACAACATGGTCCAGCCACTCCCCAGCCGCACTGCTCTCGCCGCGCAGCCGCGCGAGCTGGCCATCCGCCGAGTCGAAGGCGAAGCCGATCGCGAGCGCCGCGTACACGGCGCATGCCAGGCGCCACGACGGCCGCGCACACGCGATCGAGGCTACGGCCGAGAAGGTGAATAGGCCACTTATTCCTGTGACTTGGTTGGGTGTCAGCCCCATCCGGTAAGCGACTGCTGCCAGAACCCTGCCCAGCGGGCGGTTGATGCAACGTGAGTAAAACGAGACGCCCTTCGCTGTCTTCTGCGCATTGCGTAACGTGCGAAGCGCCGTACCTAATGCCATGTCTTGAGCCATTGCCCGCCCCCAGATATCCGGACTCACCGGAACGCCAGAATCCGTACGTCGGTCATGATGGCATCCCCCGCTCATCGGGCAATGCGCTGGGCTGGCATCCGGCACCCCCCGAGCGGCGTGGTTGCGGTCTCCCGGTCTGCTCAGCAGACCGGGAGACCGCAACCGTCGCACAGCTCGTTTGCGGTCTCCCAGATCATGAACGTCCGCCGGCGTACGTCCCCGGCCCCGCAGTCCGCGCCGGCCCCGTTACCCCTGGCCGGCCATCAGTCGCTCAGTCTCGCTTGGCGGGGACAGCGTCCTGGGGCTTTGCCTGCATTCCGCTGAGCAGTTTGAAGAGTTGGGCAGCCCGACCAGTGGGACGGTTGTCGACACAGGAACCCTTTGGAGCAGTGTAGGTCTGCGCGACAAAGGCACTTGCCTCGGTGAATGACGGCTCGTCCACCACAACATTTTTCACGTATTTACTGGTGCCAACAGCTTTCAACGTCCCCTTGACCCGATGCCCCATACCCACATACCCCAAAGTAAGGACGTCACCTGCGGGCGCGTTCGCATCAATAGTG
This region of Streptomyces sp. L2 genomic DNA includes:
- a CDS encoding adenylyltransferase/cytidyltransferase family protein, with amino-acid sequence MPQIVGYAPGVYDLFHVGHLNILRHARSQCDYLVAGVVSDEMAELAKGRTPLVPLVERLEIVRSVRFVNAAFVETVPDKLQTWKQVRFDVIFKGDDWRGTPKGDRLEHDFATVGVEVVYFPYTVHTSSTQLRRALDALTAQRPVPGTTSP
- a CDS encoding CDP-alcohol phosphatidyltransferase family protein, with protein sequence MALGTALRTLRNAQKTAKGVSFYSRCINRPLGRVLAAVAYRMGLTPNQVTGISGLFTFSAVASIACARPSWRLACAVYAALAIGFAFDSADGQLARLRGESSAAGEWLDHVVDCAKITGLHAAVLVSFYRFFDLPGRGWLLLPLAFQSVAMLIFFGGLLTDHLKPKAAAGNTDAPLAGPSPLRALALLPVDYGVFCTVFMLLGNQRAFLAGYAALFAVHTVFLAAFMVKWYRELAAVR